TACTCCTACCATTATGTGGTCAACCATGCAATCACAGTGATTTCCTGCATCTTGCATCAACTTCTTTTTTCTTGTCAGAAGATCAAATTGAGAACGGAGAACTCCCTAAAATTGAGACATATTGAAGGAGTcttatagaaaaaaaatcaagtcgTCATCTGCGGAGAAAATGCTCATAATGTTTAAACTTTCTGGAGAATCTTTGTAAATTTTTAATAcgtatattttaataaatcgaTGAATTGGTTGAGCGATTAACTCCCAACACAAAAAAATCTACACCTGGCATAACCTGCAGCTATACGCTAACTGATTCAAAAGAATCGATTCACTGGTATGATTCAAAATCAGCAAAACTACGCCCCCATTTTatcaagatttatttttgtcttttcctcgTTATCGTTGAGAAAACCTAATTCTAagataaaagattattttatgaTGATCAGTGAATTATGTGTACCAAACAATCACTAAGCAAAAAAGAATTAAATATCTAGCCTAGGGGGGTGCGATATAGACAAAATATGATATCtcgatattttctgggattttatcgataatgaTAATCAGACGATCTTTTCCTGAGGActgccgtggacagctgactcctaaagttcttcatattctgtgtggtcagtcaAATTCTTATATTTAATCAATACAGTAAATTAGAATGATAAGACATTTGGGgtgttaccaaacaaataaaatcattatcaactaaattaatatttgcaatgtagaggaaacacagaagctgcatccgAAGAGGCgtttagatgtatttatttacacactgtttaatgcaggacatgaatgcataacctgcagttacaaattaataaatcattttttgatattttaatcctaAATTTGTGGTTTttcactcttcgtgtgatattaactatatgaaatgatataaatatatcaattttctgcccccatatcttgaatttctgcagcattctaaatgcattttattagactgaatcatgccgTGAAAGAATGCACTGTAAATGAGCACAGTCAGTCTAGTTAGTGTTTAAGCACTCATAACTCCTAATTTGTATGACAAATGAATCTCTTACTTTTATCGTACGTACATCTGCGCTTTTGTTGCTTATAATGAGGAATTCTCGAGTTTCAGTCTAAACAAAATTCAGCGATGACTAATCtgaatgcctctgattggccactgcattcctaagctcaacagaatcgtgtgtgattggttataatgagCAAAGCtgtaaaaacacataaaaataaaataccatgTTGTAACATGAGCTATTTTTAGTCTAAATTTAATACAGCAATCGAATCATTTAATTTTCACTAGTTTCATGTTTCaagtattatagttttattgtaaaacCAGGTCCCAATGCTTATGAGGTCTGGTGTTGTGCCGAAATTGGTGACTTAGCGAAAACTGTGACCAGGGGTCGCTGTTCAGCAAATGTTCTCGCGGGAGCGCGCACGCGTTAGATCAGACGCAGAAGCCGAATGATCAGCGTCAGAGGAGACGAGCGCTGCTGTAAAAGATGTTTCATGTCTTAAGACTAAAGAAAATTAGACAAGCATCTAAATTCTTATAtagaaaagaaattaaatattaatgctgCTGTTGTCTGCGAATGTGTTACCCTACTACTAAGAATGGTTTACTTGTGATGTTatgtaaaaacatgtttctGATTATCTGATAAATGTAGGTCTTATCTTTATTCTTATTACTATGATAAAATAGTAATacgataataaataaataaataaaacaacagctcataaatctaatttatgtgatgttttttaGGTTATCATTCACAAGGTTTGTTCCTTATTCCACCTCTAACACTGTTGAAATGTCTCAACTGTAAGTATAGTCAACTTAACTGTATAGGTAATTTCAATTTAACTTacattaaactgacttaaaacttGAGTTGAACTTCGTATAgcctaatttatttaaaaaagttaagaaTGGCTTAACTTATTTTGATGAgttaaagtaatgtaaaaacatgactttttcATGACTAACTGATcataccatttttattttacatttatgtttgcATATTACTAAGAATTTGTTAccattacaattatattttacagaGATTTCctcatgagttttttttttcctgcctTTTAGAGTATTCCTAGAAAAGTTTTTATATCAATTTCACAAGTCAAATTAGAGATAAGTTATGATTgggttcaaatgtttttatataatctGAAAAAAAGTACGATAAAAAGTGTATgaataaatagcctaaataagACTTTTATGTAACTGTAAATAACTTAAAGTGTTGTCTGCTCACAGATCAACCttttacaaaacaaatacagaaatacattctGTAGTATAATTATATGTTAAATGTTCACTGTCCCACATGACCTTTATggcttattcatttatttgatttatttaaaaaaaaaaaaattatttacaacatgaacaaacaataatttaatttcaataaactACTACTAACTATTAAGTTTTTCAGCATTACTGCACTTTCAGAAATGGAGGGGGTGAACGTTAACAAGATAAATGCATGTTGGGCAAAGGAATTCCTTCTCTATCTGCATTTTTCACATTGAATCTGTGATTCAGGGGAAACATCAGGAGGGAAAACCTGTAAGCCacacaatataaatgttttaatttcaattcTGCTTTTCTCTTGATGCCACATAATACCTtcacatattatttatatttttaatgaagtacAGATTTTGAATAACAAAACTCATATAAAAACAAGGTTAATGTGTAGTTCTTgcttttgtaaatgattaaGCCAATTAATGGTAGGTGCATAtcaaacaacttttgtttaaatgagaaaaataagaGGTGCTGACACATGCAGTACAGTTGAAGTCAAAACTTTACATACacctttcagaatctgcaaaatgttaattattttaccaaaataagaggatcatacaaaatgcatgtaattgtttatttaatactgacctgaataagatatttcacttaaaagatgtttacatctagtccacaagagaaaataatagttgaatttataaaaatgacccgttcaaagtttacatacacttgattcttaatactgtgttgttagctgaatgatccacagctgtgtgtttttagtTTAGCGATAGTTGTTTGTGAGTcctttgtttgtcctgaacagttaaactgcctgctgttcttcagaaaaatccttcatgtcccacaaattctttggttttccagcatgtttgtgtatttgaaccctttcaacaatgactgtatgattctGAGATTcatctttccacactgaggacagctgagggactcatatgcagcTATTGcagaaggttcaaacgctcactgacgctccagaaggaaaaaccatgcattaagagccagtgcgtgaaaactttttgaaattgaagatcagggtaaatttaacttaatttgtcTTTTGGAAAACATGTAAGTgtcttctgtagcttctgaagggcagtactaaatgaaaaaatatgatatttaggcaaaacaagaaaaatgtactcatcttcattctgttcaaaagtttttccttctggagcatcagtgagcgtttgaaTCTTCTGTAATAGTTAcgtatgagtccctcagttgtcctcagtgtgaaaatatggatctcaaaatcatacagtcattgttggaaagggttcaaatacacaaaaatgctggaaaaccaaagaatttgtgggatttttctgaagaacagcaggcagtttaactgttcaggagaAACAAGGGACTCACGAACAATtatcactaaacaaacaaacaaacaaaaaacacagcttggatcattcaggtaacaacacagtattaagaatcaagtgtatctaaacttttgaacggggtaatttttataaatgcaaccattattttctgttgtggactatatgtaatcatttttatctgaaatatcttattcaggtcagtactaaataaacaataacatgcattttgtatgatccctcttattttggtaaaataattaacattttgcagattctgaaagaTGTATGTAAAGTTTTGACTTCAACTGTAAGTCACTTTATTAAGCATTAAATAAATGGAGCTAACATTTCAGTAGCTTTAAATTTAACCTGTCAGAACCTACTGTATctataaatatatcaatatcTTATCAATATgcattatttatgtaaaatagaaagaaaaggAGCTCACACATCACATGAGTCACCTTATTAAAATTGTATAGTAAGTTATTTTGAAACAGTGGTAACATTTTGATAGCTATGTGAATTTTTACTTGTCAGATTCAGTGACCCTTTCAAGTGTATAATCATATGCATTTGTAAGGAACAAACTGTAGATCTCCAACATTATTGGGCAATTACAGTAGTAATAAGAATAAAGATAAGACCTACATTTATCAGATAATCAGAAATATGTTTTACATAACATCACAAGTAAACCATTCTTAGTAGTAGGGTAACACATTCGCAGACAACAGcagcattaatatttaatttcttttctaTATAAGAATTTAGATGCTTGTCTAATTTTCTTTAGTCTTAAGACATGAAACATCTTTTACAGCAGCGCTCGTCTCCTCTGACGCTGATCATTCGGCTTCTGCGTCTGATCTAACGCGTGCGCGCTCCCGCGAGAACATTTGCTGAACAGCGACCCCTGGTCACAGTTTTCGCTAAGTCACCAATTTCGGCACAACACCGGGACCCCCCTCAATTCTAAGACTGATTTTACACCATATAACAGGCCTACCTTAAGTTCCTCAGCGACCTCTTGAATTGGACGGTGTGTGTGATTTCTGTGCTCCTCAGATTGTCTACAAATCTCACAGAGTAGCTGCTCATCATCACAACACACCAGAGTCCGTTTCTCCTGGTGAACTTCACACCGCTTCTCTAAATGCCGCCTGTGATCCAGGAACACCTGACATAAGTTTTTCAAAGCCAAGTTAAGAGGAGGTTTGTTCGTAGCAGACATTTCTCTGCAAACTGGACACACTCTTTCACCCTTGACCCTCCAGTACTGCTCAACACAGGCTCTGCAGCCACTGTGGCCGCAGGGAAGAATCACAGGGTCGTCGAAAATGTGTAAACAAACAGGGCACGATAAATGTTCGTCAGAAAACGACCCCATTCCGCCACCTTGTTGACCACCACCACAGAATTCAGCAGCGAGCTCAGTCAAGTAACCCGTATCCGGTGCTGGATGTTGATTGGTTAATCAGCCGTGGTAAAACGACGCGAATCACCTGTTAACTGTATCACTACGCAAAAGATAGCAACGCGCTGATATAGCAGGGACTATATCTTTCTGCGGAAGGAATTAATGTAACACTATACATGCAGTGTCATGTTTTGCTCAAAACTTTGCTAAAAACCTATTCTATACAATCCTCTACATGCTTTCTGCCTTTTGTTACTTTGACCTTACATTTTACACCAAATTGCTTTTTTTGCTCAGTTGGGCctctgaatgaaaatgaggaTTTTTTTCCAgccatatttttacattatatgcGCCATAAAAAGCTAATGTATATAACATATGATACTACACGTAagcaaattatgaaaaatatatatatcaatacaATCAGTATGGCCCTGCTTCTAGGGCATTTGATGGGTTTTTAAGAGTAGAAACCTTCATCTGATTTAATTAAGACATGTCCATTCAAGAAGCTAAACCTGTTGGATTAAGTTTATGACTTAtgattcttaaaaataaacatatcattatattaactatttaaacatttagaatttaatgcatctttactGATAGCAATTGAACACAAACAAATACCAAGACGTCACTTTCTCCTCTcttttataatgcaatgctttATTTTGGTAATGAAAGCACAAATTAACTTTTGCTTAACAAATGAACTTTTTGCTTAACCTTAAACATTCACCAAAAGTCATTACAAACAAACAGCCCATATAAATGACTATAACAccaatgtcatttttaaagcttAAAAATGCTTCATAGCTATGCTTACTAAACACCACAATAACCAAGAACACAGCAGAAGTGGAACAATTTCCGTCAAACATAAGACATACCATAGCAATGAAATGttagtaaaaaaattaattttgtaaatgtaatgtcTTCGACTCAAATTTAAATCTGCCTCGGAGAAGCAAAAGACAAACTAAATCAGCACAAATGCAAAGGCGCTTTAGATTTCTTCTTTGAACGATTTAGGCAGAATAGTGAGAGGAAAATGGCACTTAGTATAAAAAAATGGAAAGACCTTTTCAATGAAATTGTGTGTGAAGGTGTGATAAACCGTCTCTTCCAGAAGATCTGAGAACGACAGCCGTCCTTCACTCAAGTCCAGGTTCACCCTCACTGCTGTGGGTTTTGCAAATCCGTGCAGCGGGACACGTGACTCCAGAGGATCCGTGACACTAAGTACTTCCCCGTCATGCCCGATACACCAGATTCCACTGGGCAAGCCGTTGGTTCCTTTTCTTTGGACAGACTCTACAGCGACACCCACCATCCAGGACGTGTTCTGCCCCACGTCAACGTCCCAGGTGTGCGTCCCAGTGGAATATCCCACATAGCCCAGCACACAGGGACAATCAGCAAATCTCTCAATGTTATTGTTACTCTGCTCATTAATCACCTCAGATTTATTGTGATTCCACACACTTGTCGGATCAACAGATAATGTGAGGTGAAAGTTGGCTGTGTTAGGGTCCAGAACCACAGGAGCTAAGAGAAAGAGTGTTTAAGAGCAGAAAAGACATGAGTCGaaacactgaaagaaagacTGTATTTTGTGTATTAACAAGAGTTTGAATTATAGATTGACTCACTGTAAGTGATAGATCGTCTGATTTTCTCCCAAACATTGTGATTAAAGTTGCCAACATACTTTGCAATGTCAATGAGATCTCCTGGAGTCATCTCTGGATCCTCAGGTTTGCACTGggctctgaaaaaaaaaaaaaaaaaattaagcagtgAGAACTCATGCTTGATTTCAAAACTTTGTCAATAGCTGGAGAAGAAACCCTGCTTACCTCACCAATGCATCCTTGAAGTTCTATTGAAAATGTAGGAAATAGGAACAGTTTACTTTTagcaattttttaaattcactttAATAAAACAAGAGAGGACAAAAGAAAGAGCTAACCCGAATTATTCTGATGTCCCCACTATCTAACTCCTTTTCCAAGTCTTTTATAGTGGTTGTGAGATTGTGGATTACTTCACTGATCATCTCATTTTTACTTTTCAGACTTTCCAGTTTCTCCTTCTTTTCCAGTTTTAGGTCATTAAACATTGCCTTTTCTTCATCATCCAAAAGCTGGTGAATATCCTTAAACCCAGCCTTGATTCGATTTTCCAAATCCGGAGCATCATGCTGAAAGGATTGACATTAAAAACACCAACAAATACATGTTAATGCTTACTACTGTAACAATTATAATGTGCTAAATTGaatatattacacatttttaattttattaatttttttttaattgtttgaattTGTACAATCTCATTCGTACATTTTCTTATGGTCAGCTTACACCACAGTGATGGTTatgtttaggggtggggttggGGGTCCatgcttacattttaaaaatgaaaaacgtaTGTTCGTGATATGATTCACATCGTACGAATTTGTACAAAATCACAACCTAGAAAAAAAACTACGTTTTCCTCTGAGGTTGGGTTGCTGTGTGGGTGGAGTATTATTTGGTTGGTCTAAACATGGCGCCAACAGAGGGGTCACATTTACCAGTTTCCCAGCTGAAACCCAGTCATATTAatagtaatccacacgactggGAATGTTGCACAAGGGGCGAAAAACTTCCCCATGCAGATTTTGCAAGAAGTTCAtcgtgatttaaaaaaatacaaatatttcatcATTAAAGTAATTTGTATATTAACCTAAACATGTTTAGGTTTAAAAGTTTTGTGACAATGTAAAAAGTTACTCGGTGCACCTTTTtagcatttataaataatttgtaaaactTCTTACATTCATTTTAAGTGCCAATAAATCACACTCAAAATCAGCTTGCTGCATGAGCTCCATGTTTTTCTTCAGGAGATCAAGTTTTGACCGCAGAACTCCCTGAAATTAAGACATTTGACTTATTAGAACATTCGATATTCAAAAAGCTGACCTaacatcattaaaatgttcTACATCTACAAGATACCTTATGTTCCTCCACGACCTCTTGAACTGGACGGTGTGTGTGATTTCTGTGCTCTTCAGATTGTCTACAAATCTCACACAGTAACTGCTCATCAACACAACACACCAGAGTCCGTTTCTCCTGGTGAACTTCACACAGCTCCTCTAAATGCCGTTTGTGATGCAGGAATGCTTGACATAAGTTTCCAAGAGCCAAGTTAAGGGAAGGAGTGTTAGCAGATATTTGTCTGCACATTGGACACTGTCTTGAGTCACTGACACTCCAGTACTGCTCAATACACCCTCTGCAGAAACTGTGGCCGCACAGAAGCACCACAGGACGATCGAAAACATCGTGACAAACAGCGCACAAAAAGTCTGCATCGCAAAACGGACGTTTTGAGGCCATTTCTTGCACCCCTAACCCAGTTCACTCAAATGCCTCTTGACACACTCACGAAATCATCCACAATCTCTGCGCGTCTCTTTCGATATTTTGACTCACGAGGCTCGTGATGAATGAACAGTGGATCCGAGTCGAATGTTTTCAATGAGTCGATTTAACCTGTTCACAGAACCCGTCTGATTGATTCGTTTACGGTTCAGTCGGTTTTAAACTTGTCTAGTCTCGAGATTATTGGTAACATGGAGACTATAAATGTGCATTCTGAAAATGTAACTTAAAACAATAAtccataaaatatatataaacggACACAAAATTAAAAGCGCGGCTAATTActtgatatatttttattttataggaGTTTGTAACAAAATTTGatgatttataattttgttttgatgCTACTATTATTGTAACGACACCTAGCACACTGTGTATATCCTGTGTATGTATACTTCTGTGTAAGAATTCTTGCTCTGCAATAAAAAAAAGGGtgaaaggagaaaaaaataattttttcgaAAGAGCATCAAAAAAGATTATACAGCGAgccaaataataatttactttaaTGCTGACACAATTTCAAATCACTCAACACTGACCTAGAGATTATTATACagttatttgaattatttacaatTGGGTCACTCAGGCCATAAAGCTGCTTATTCAGCTGCTCAGAATGTACTAAACACATACTAAACATTCTGCAACagcaatataatacaaataataaacagtATCAGCAATCAACAACATTTACACAAGTAAATAATACTCATAAAGCTTGTACATAATGTCTAGCTGCTAGCTCTCCATTTTACACGTGACTGTACAACAAGCATAACTAACTTCCCAGTATTTGACACAAACTTATACATCAAGAAAGctataaaaacaagaaaacgtAATTAAAAACAAGTCATCAGAGACAGTTTATATAAAAAAggcgattttcattttcaaacctTCTGGCCATCTGTTCTTGGTTCTGAAAAGCTAACTAGgcctatttgattttatttagttaatggCAGCAAAAACCTTTCTTCCTACATTTGGATATCATGAACAGAGGAATAAAATCACTTGTATTTCAACACTTTGACACTATTATCTTCAGCAGACAGATGTTGCACAGAGAAACTAAGCGACCTGAAATAATTCCAAAATATGCAGTTTATACATTCAGAGAAAATGTTACATATTAATGTGCATATCATATTAATGTAACATCTTTAGTTTAGACCTAGAGTGTTTCAAACAGGCCACATAGCTGAAATGTATTGCGTTTTTAAGTGAACTGTTAGGACACTGAGATATACTGTGTAAAACTGGGACTAAATGCTACataatactaaaaatatatGAGCTCATACAGCAATGAGCACTGAAGGTGTGTACAGTGCTTAACAGTGTTCAGGATTTATTAAGGCACTTGGATAGCAGAAGCAAACGAGATTTCAGGTCTGTTTTAATGCAATATCACTTCATTAGGGGTGTTAACGTGTAACTATTTCTATAATTCACTACAGTAACTGACA
This genomic stretch from Onychostoma macrolepis isolate SWU-2019 chromosome 25, ASM1243209v1, whole genome shotgun sequence harbors:
- the LOC131534525 gene encoding E3 ubiquitin-protein ligase TRIM35-like; this translates as MASKRPFCDADFLCAVCHDVFDRPVVLLCGHSFCRGCIEQYWSVSDSRQCPMCRQISANTPSLNLALGNLCQAFLHHKRHLEELCEVHQEKRTLVCCVDEQLLCEICRQSEEHRNHTHRPVQEVVEEHKGVLRSKLDLLKKNMELMQQADFECDLLALKMNHDAPDLENRIKAGFKDIHQLLDDEEKAMFNDLKLEKKEKLESLKSKNEMISEVIHNLTTTIKDLEKELDSGDIRIIRNFKDALVRAQCKPEDPEMTPGDLIDIAKYVGNFNHNVWEKIRRSITYTPVVLDPNTANFHLTLSVDPTSVWNHNKSEVINEQSNNNIERFADCPCVLGYVGYSTGTHTWDVDVGQNTSWMVGVAVESVQRKGTNGLPSGIWCIGHDGEVLSVTDPLESRVPLHGFAKPTAVRVNLDLSEGRLSFSDLLEETVYHTFTHNFIEKVFPFFYTKCHFPLTILPKSFKEEI